In a genomic window of uncultured Sphaerochaeta sp.:
- a CDS encoding ATP-binding cassette domain-containing protein, with the protein MLDLQNITKVFYPGTVNEKMALDNVNLHVNKGDVICVVGSNGSGKSTLFNLISGTYPVTNGKIVFDGTDVTASPEYKRAMTIGRIFQDPTKGTAANMSIEDNMITAETKGMKGLRISLNNEKRELFKTMLENIGLQDRLKDNVGLLSGGQRQALTLLMTVMSRPKMLLLDEHTAALDPRNAQIVMDLTERYIREYSLTALMVTHNMQFAIDFGNRLIMMDEGTIILDVAGEEKSNLTVEELVRLFKNLRNKTFDNDEGLLTKA; encoded by the coding sequence ATGCTTGACCTACAGAACATCACCAAAGTTTTCTACCCGGGAACCGTCAACGAGAAGATGGCCCTGGACAATGTGAATCTCCATGTCAACAAGGGCGACGTCATCTGCGTCGTCGGCTCAAACGGTTCGGGGAAATCCACCCTGTTCAACCTGATCAGCGGAACGTACCCCGTTACCAACGGGAAGATCGTGTTTGACGGAACCGATGTCACGGCCAGCCCCGAGTACAAGCGGGCCATGACCATCGGACGTATCTTCCAGGATCCCACCAAGGGAACAGCGGCCAACATGTCCATCGAGGACAATATGATCACAGCTGAGACCAAGGGTATGAAAGGCCTCAGGATCAGTTTGAACAACGAGAAGCGCGAACTCTTCAAGACAATGCTGGAAAACATCGGCTTGCAAGACAGGCTGAAAGACAACGTAGGACTCTTGAGCGGAGGACAGAGGCAAGCACTCACCCTGCTGATGACCGTCATGTCCCGGCCGAAGATGCTCCTGCTCGATGAGCATACAGCCGCCCTTGATCCACGGAACGCACAGATTGTGATGGATCTTACCGAACGCTACATCAGGGAGTATTCTCTCACCGCCCTGATGGTTACCCACAACATGCAGTTCGCCATCGACTTCGGCAATCGCCTGATCATGATGGATGAAGGCACCATCATCCTCGATGTTGCAGGAGAGGAGAAATCCAACCTCACCGTTGAGGAGCTGGTGCGCTTGTTCAAGAACCTGAGAAACAAGACGTTCGACAACGATGAGGGTCTGCTTACCAAGGCATAA
- a CDS encoding ABC transporter permease: MIEGIFVDGLVFSLMVIGILISYRILDFADLTCDGSVATGAAVATMAIVGGFPIFVALLLAFFSGVLAGMVTAAIHNKLKIPGLLAGILTMTMLYSINLRILGNKANVPLLRVETLYSKLPQSLSFLPSEWASLVGTLLVVLFVKVLIDIFFRTDLGVSMGAMGGNEQMVISQGINPDILKLMGIGLSNGLIALSGGLLAQYQGFADANLGQGMVVQGLAAIMIGEFLFSTNRISLLTLRAILGAIIYKALMFFGRKYGYLVNITPNDFKLLTGILVIASLFIAQTRSAASSAGAKKKAIARSQAKHTGKEEEHA, from the coding sequence ATGATTGAAGGAATTTTTGTCGATGGCCTGGTCTTTTCGCTCATGGTCATAGGGATTCTGATCTCGTACCGCATCCTGGATTTTGCCGACCTCACCTGTGACGGTTCGGTTGCCACCGGAGCTGCGGTTGCCACAATGGCCATTGTCGGGGGGTTCCCCATTTTCGTAGCATTGCTGCTTGCGTTCTTTTCTGGGGTGCTGGCAGGAATGGTTACCGCAGCCATCCACAACAAACTCAAGATCCCAGGGCTGCTGGCAGGTATCCTGACGATGACGATGCTCTATTCCATCAACCTCCGCATTCTGGGCAACAAGGCAAACGTACCCCTTCTCAGGGTTGAAACACTGTACTCAAAGCTTCCCCAGTCTCTCTCCTTCCTCCCCAGTGAATGGGCATCATTGGTCGGCACCCTGTTGGTTGTCCTCTTTGTGAAGGTTCTCATTGACATCTTCTTCCGTACCGACCTTGGCGTCAGCATGGGGGCCATGGGCGGCAACGAGCAGATGGTCATCAGCCAAGGCATCAATCCCGATATCCTCAAGCTGATGGGCATCGGTCTTTCCAACGGGCTGATTGCCCTCAGCGGAGGACTCCTGGCCCAATACCAGGGGTTTGCCGATGCAAACCTCGGACAGGGCATGGTGGTCCAGGGCCTGGCAGCCATCATGATCGGTGAGTTCCTCTTCTCCACAAACCGCATCAGCCTGCTCACCCTCAGGGCAATCCTGGGAGCAATCATCTACAAGGCGCTGATGTTCTTTGGAAGAAAGTATGGATATCTTGTGAACATCACTCCCAACGATTTCAAGCTGCTGACCGGTATCCTGGTCATTGCAAGCCTGTTCATTGCACAAACCCGCAGTGCTGCTTCCTCTGCCGGGGCAAAGAAAAAAGCCATCGCCCGCTCACAGGCAAAGCACACCGGCAAGGAGGAAGAACATGCTTGA